One Bufo gargarizans isolate SCDJY-AF-19 chromosome 4, ASM1485885v1, whole genome shotgun sequence DNA window includes the following coding sequences:
- the SLC5A6 gene encoding sodium-dependent multivitamin transporter isoform X1 has protein sequence MRFTTVDYIIFALLLILSSAIGLYYALSGGKQRTTQEFLLANRNMGFIPVSLSLLATFQSAVAILGVPSEIYRFGTEYWFLGCSYILGLLIPAYIFIPVFYRLRLTSTYEYLELRFNKAARLCGTITFIFQMVIYMGVVLYAPALAFNAVTGISLWGVVLTMGLVCTLYTTLGGLKAVIWTDVIQTLVMFAGQLAVIIVGTSKVGSIQEVWNITMSHDKISGINFNPDPFVRHSVWSLGIGGIFLMLSLYGVNQAQVQRYLSSRTEREAILSCYAVFPCQQLVLALGCLTGLVMFAYYQKNEIQNPEMIAVPDQLVLYFVMDILKDFPGLPGLFVACLFSGALSTISSAFNSLATVTMEDLVKPYFPNLTESRATLLSKCLAMMYGLLCLGMAYVSSLMGSVLQAALSIFGIVGGPLLGIFSLGFFFPFTNSIGAVTGLLAGLVMAFWIGIGSFVDRMADSPVPMLNVTSTPDVGNVTATVMTTLLTSAVATKSLSGLKKFHALSYMWYSAHNSTTVVIVGIVVSLLTGPMKGRDVDPRTVYLVLPKLLFFLPERYKERLRFGVPHIAEVGDRHATRLLKDKLNSPDPNVEEKSCNGFLNGSAKGAEKDEMEEHYAGYSRCNGGHSYIVQETSL, from the exons ATGAGGTTCACCACGGTGGATTACATCATCTTTGCTCTGCTGCTCATCCTGTCCTCGGCCATCGGACTGTATTACGCGCTGAGCGGAGGGAAGCAGCGCACCACCCAGGAGTttctgctggccaatcgcaacaTGGGGTTCATTCCGGTGTCCCTTTCCCTCCTGGCGACCTTTCAGTCGGCAGTGGCCATTCTTGGCGTCCCGTCGGAGATATACCGGTTTGGGACGGAGTACTGGTTCCTCGGCTGCTCCTATATCCTGGGGCTGCTCATCCCGGCGTACATCTTCATCCCCGTCTTCTACCGGCTGCGGCTCACCAGCACCTACGAG TACCTGGAATTGCGGTTTAATAAAGCCGCGCGGCTCTGCGGCACCATCACCTTCATATTCCAGATG GTTATCTACATGGGGGTGGTCCTGTACGCTCCGGCCCTGGCCTTTAATGCAG TGACTGGGATCAGCCTCTGGGGGGTGGTACTGACTATGGGACTGGTCTGCACATTGTACACCACACTG GGTGGGCTGAAAGCCGTTATCTGGACAGACGTCATTCAGACCCTGGTGATGTTCGCAGGCCAGCTGGCGGTCATCATAGTCGGCACATCAAAGGTTGGCAGCATACAGGAGGTGTGGAACATCACCATGTCGCATGATAAGATCTCCGGGATAAA CTTTAACCCAGACCCGTTTGTGCGCCATTCCGTATGGTCTCTTGGCATCGGAGGAATTTTCCTAATGTTGTCCTTGTATGGGGTGAACCAAGCACAAGTGCAGAGATATCTCAGCTCCCGGACGGAGAGGGAGGCCATCTT GTCCTGTTACGCGGTGTTCCCCTGCCAGCAGCTGGTCTTGGCTCTGGGTTGTCTCACCGGACTGGTGATGTTTGCCTATTACCAGAAGAATGAAATCCAGAACCCAGAGATGATTGCAGTCCCAGACCAG TTGGTGCTGTACTTTGTCATGGACATCCTGAAGGACTTCCCTGGTCTCCCCGGACTCTTTGTGGCCTGTCTCTTCAGCGGAGCCCTCAG CACCATCTCCTCAGCCTTTAACTCTTTGGCCACGGTTACAATGGAGGACCTGGTAAAGCCGTACTTCCCGAACCTCACCGAGTCCAGAGCAACACTGCTGTCCAAGTGTCTGG CCATGATGTATGGACTCCTCTGCCTGGGAATGGCCTACGTCTCCTCGCTGATGGGCTCCGTGCTGCAG GCTGCCCTGAGTATCTTCGGCATTGTCGGAGGACCCCTTCTCGGCATCTTCTCCTTGGGATTCTTTTTTCCATTTACCAATTCCATT GGCGCCGTCACTGGTCTACTGGCCGGACTAGTCATGGCTTTCTGGATCGGCATTGGCAGTTTTGTGGACAGGATGGCGGACTCCCCCGTCCCCATGCTGAACGTCACCAGCACCCCGGATGTGGGGAATGTCACCGCGACCGTCATGACAACACTGCTAACATCTGCTGTGGCCACCAAGAG CCTGAGCGGTCTGAAGAAGTTCCACGCCCTGTCCTACATGTGGTACAGCGCCCACAACTCCACCACCGTGGTCATTGTGGGCATCGTCGTCAGCCTGCTCACCG GCCCAATGAAGGGGAGGGACGTGGACCCCCGAACGGTGTACCTCGTCCTGCCCAAGCTGCTGTTCTTCCTGCCGGAGAGATACAAGGAGAGGCTGAGGTTCGGGGTGCCACACATTGCTGAGGTAGGGGACCGTCACGCCACCAGGCTCTTAAAG gaTAAACTGAACTCTCCAGACCCTAATGTTGAGGAGAAATCCTGCAATGGCTTCCTGAACGGCAGCGCCAAAGGAGCAGAAAAAGACGAGATGGAAGAGCACTACGCCGGCTACTCCCGCTGCAACGGCGGACATTCCTACATTGTCCAGGAGACCTCCCTGTGA
- the SLC5A6 gene encoding sodium-dependent multivitamin transporter isoform X2 encodes MRFTTVDYIIFALLLILSSAIGLYYALSGGKQRTTQEFLLANRNMGFIPVSLSLLATFQSAVAILGVPSEIYRFGTEYWFLGCSYILGLLIPAYIFIPVFYRLRLTSTYEYLELRFNKAARLCGTITFIFQMVIYMGVVLYAPALAFNAVTGISLWGVVLTMGLVCTLYTTLGGLKAVIWTDVIQTLVMFAGQLAVIIVGTSKVGSIQEVWNITMSHDKISGINFNPDPFVRHSVWSLGIGGIFLMLSLYGVNQAQVQRYLSSRTEREAILSCYAVFPCQQLVLALGCLTGLVMFAYYQKNEIQNPEMIAVPDQLVLYFVMDILKDFPGLPGLFVACLFSGALSTISSAFNSLATVTMEDLVKPYFPNLTESRATLLSKCLAMMYGLLCLGMAYVSSLMGSVLQAALSIFGIVGGPLLGIFSLGFFFPFTNSIGAVTGLLAGLVMAFWIGIGSFVDRMADSPVPMLNVTSTPDVGNVTATVMTTLLTSAVATKSLSGLKKFHALSYMWYSAHNSTTVVIVGIVVSLLTGPMKGRDVDPRTVYLVLPKLLFFLPERYKERLRFGVPHIAEDKLNSPDPNVEEKSCNGFLNGSAKGAEKDEMEEHYAGYSRCNGGHSYIVQETSL; translated from the exons ATGAGGTTCACCACGGTGGATTACATCATCTTTGCTCTGCTGCTCATCCTGTCCTCGGCCATCGGACTGTATTACGCGCTGAGCGGAGGGAAGCAGCGCACCACCCAGGAGTttctgctggccaatcgcaacaTGGGGTTCATTCCGGTGTCCCTTTCCCTCCTGGCGACCTTTCAGTCGGCAGTGGCCATTCTTGGCGTCCCGTCGGAGATATACCGGTTTGGGACGGAGTACTGGTTCCTCGGCTGCTCCTATATCCTGGGGCTGCTCATCCCGGCGTACATCTTCATCCCCGTCTTCTACCGGCTGCGGCTCACCAGCACCTACGAG TACCTGGAATTGCGGTTTAATAAAGCCGCGCGGCTCTGCGGCACCATCACCTTCATATTCCAGATG GTTATCTACATGGGGGTGGTCCTGTACGCTCCGGCCCTGGCCTTTAATGCAG TGACTGGGATCAGCCTCTGGGGGGTGGTACTGACTATGGGACTGGTCTGCACATTGTACACCACACTG GGTGGGCTGAAAGCCGTTATCTGGACAGACGTCATTCAGACCCTGGTGATGTTCGCAGGCCAGCTGGCGGTCATCATAGTCGGCACATCAAAGGTTGGCAGCATACAGGAGGTGTGGAACATCACCATGTCGCATGATAAGATCTCCGGGATAAA CTTTAACCCAGACCCGTTTGTGCGCCATTCCGTATGGTCTCTTGGCATCGGAGGAATTTTCCTAATGTTGTCCTTGTATGGGGTGAACCAAGCACAAGTGCAGAGATATCTCAGCTCCCGGACGGAGAGGGAGGCCATCTT GTCCTGTTACGCGGTGTTCCCCTGCCAGCAGCTGGTCTTGGCTCTGGGTTGTCTCACCGGACTGGTGATGTTTGCCTATTACCAGAAGAATGAAATCCAGAACCCAGAGATGATTGCAGTCCCAGACCAG TTGGTGCTGTACTTTGTCATGGACATCCTGAAGGACTTCCCTGGTCTCCCCGGACTCTTTGTGGCCTGTCTCTTCAGCGGAGCCCTCAG CACCATCTCCTCAGCCTTTAACTCTTTGGCCACGGTTACAATGGAGGACCTGGTAAAGCCGTACTTCCCGAACCTCACCGAGTCCAGAGCAACACTGCTGTCCAAGTGTCTGG CCATGATGTATGGACTCCTCTGCCTGGGAATGGCCTACGTCTCCTCGCTGATGGGCTCCGTGCTGCAG GCTGCCCTGAGTATCTTCGGCATTGTCGGAGGACCCCTTCTCGGCATCTTCTCCTTGGGATTCTTTTTTCCATTTACCAATTCCATT GGCGCCGTCACTGGTCTACTGGCCGGACTAGTCATGGCTTTCTGGATCGGCATTGGCAGTTTTGTGGACAGGATGGCGGACTCCCCCGTCCCCATGCTGAACGTCACCAGCACCCCGGATGTGGGGAATGTCACCGCGACCGTCATGACAACACTGCTAACATCTGCTGTGGCCACCAAGAG CCTGAGCGGTCTGAAGAAGTTCCACGCCCTGTCCTACATGTGGTACAGCGCCCACAACTCCACCACCGTGGTCATTGTGGGCATCGTCGTCAGCCTGCTCACCG GCCCAATGAAGGGGAGGGACGTGGACCCCCGAACGGTGTACCTCGTCCTGCCCAAGCTGCTGTTCTTCCTGCCGGAGAGATACAAGGAGAGGCTGAGGTTCGGGGTGCCACACATTGCTGAG gaTAAACTGAACTCTCCAGACCCTAATGTTGAGGAGAAATCCTGCAATGGCTTCCTGAACGGCAGCGCCAAAGGAGCAGAAAAAGACGAGATGGAAGAGCACTACGCCGGCTACTCCCGCTGCAACGGCGGACATTCCTACATTGTCCAGGAGACCTCCCTGTGA